TGATGCTGGTCGCCGAACTCGTCCGCAACGCCGGCCGGTACACCCTCGCCGACGTGCTCGCGCTGCGGCTGCGCCGTCGTAGCGTCCGGGCCGCGGCCGGCGGCGCCAGCGTCGTCGTCACCCTGCTCTACCTGGTCGCCCAGATGGTCGGTGCGGGCTCGCTGATCGCCCTGCTGCTCGGCACCAACAGCGTGCAGGCCCGGACCTGGAGCATCATCGCGGTCGGCGGCCTGATGATCGTCTACGTCACGGTCGGCGGCATGCGGGCCACCACCTGGATCCAGATCGTCAAGGCGTTCCTGCTCGTCGTGGGCTCGGTGGTGCTCACCGTGCTGCTGATGGTGCGCTTCCACGGCGACCTCGGCGAACTCGTGCGCCAGGCCGCCCAGCACAGCGGCGCCGGGCAGCGCTACCTCGAACCCGGGCTCAAGTACGGCACGACCCTCACCAGCCGGCTCGACTTCTTCAGCCTGGGTCTCGCCCTCGTGCTCGGCACCGCAGGTCTGCCGCACATCCTGTCCCGCTTCTACACGGTGCCCACCGCCCGGGCCGCCCGCCGTTCCACGGTGTGGGCGATCGGCCTGGTCGGCGGCTTCTACCTGATGGCGATCGCGCTGGGCCTCGGCGCGACCGCGCTGATCGGTTCGGCGGAGGTCCGGCACGCCAACTCGGCGGGGAACACCGCCGTTCCGCTGCTGGCCCTGGTGCTTGGCGGCGGCAACGGCAGCACCGGCGGGGTGGTGCTGTTCGCGCTGATCTCCGCGATCGCCTTCGCCACCATCCTCGCCGTCGTCGCCGGGCTCACCCTGGCTTCCTCGGCCGCCTTCGCCCACGACATCTGGGCCGGTGTCTGGCGCGGCCGGCCGCGGCGCCGGCGTCGGCGCGCCGATGCAGCCCCGGCCTCCCGGCTCTCGGGCGAGGGAGACGTCAGCGAGCAGCAGGAGGTCGTCGTCGCCCGGATCGCCGCCGTCGGCATCGGCGCGGCGGCGATCGTGATCAGCCTCTACGCACAGCACCTGAACGTCGCCTTCCTGGTCGGCCTGGCCTTCGCGGTGGCCGCGTCCGCGAACCTGCCGGTGCTGCTGTACAGCCTGTTCTGGCGGCGGTTCACCGCCCGCGGCGCGATCTGGTCGGTGTACGGCGGACTGATCCCGGCCATCGTGCTGGTGACCTTCTCACCCGTCGTGTCCGGTACCAAGGAGGCGCTCTTCCCCGGCGTCGACTTCCACTGGTTCCCGCTGGAGAACCCCGGCATCATCTCCATCCCGCTCGGCTTCCTGGCCGGCTGGATCGGGACGCTCATCTCGCCCGAACCGGCCGACGCGGATCGCTTCGCCGAGCTGGAGGTGCGCGCCCTCACCGGTGCGGGCGCGGTCTGAGCCGTGCCCCGGGGAACCCCGGCGGGCCTGGGGCCGCCGGGGTTCCCCCATGTCCAGCGGCCGTGGTTCAGCGGGTTCACCGGCCGTGGTTCACCGGCCGCGCGTGGCCAGCCCGTACCGGTGCTCCGGCCGACCGGTGTCGCCGTAGCGCAGCGTCAGCCGCAGCCGGCTGTCGCGCTCCAGCTGCTTGAGATAGCGCTGCGCCGTCGACCGGCTCAGCCCGGTGGCGTCCGCCACCTCCTGCGCCGACAGCGGACGGCCCGCCTTCCGCAGCACGCCCAGCACCAGGTCGGTGGTCGGCGCGGAGTGGCCCTTCGGCAGCGGACCGGCCGGGGAGACGGCGCTGCGCAGTGTGGCGAACAGCCGGTCCACCTCGTCCTGGCCCGCCTCCCGGGCCGGTGCGGCCAGTGCGTGCCGCAGCTGCGCGTACGCGACGAGCTTCTCCCGCAGCCCGGCGAACGTGAACGGCTTGACGAGGTACTGGAGCGCGCCGTGCTGCATCGCCGCGTGCACCGTCGACACGTCCCGGGCAGCCGTCACCATCATCACGTCGCACGGTACCTGCCGCTCCCGCAGGCGGCGTACCAGGGCGAGGCCCGTCTCGTCCGGCAGGTGGTGGTCGAGCAGCAGCAGGTCGACCGGGCGGCGCTCCAGCGTGGCCAGCGCCTCACCGGCCGAGTGTGCCGTGCCCGTCACCCGGAACCCCGGCACCTTGGCCACGTAGGCGGCGTGCACGTCCGCGACCCGGAAGTCGTCGTCCACCACGAGTACGTCGATCATCACGCCTCCACGAGTCGCTGGGTGAGCAGGGCCTCCGGCAGCTCGACCGTGAACCGGGCGCCGCCCA
The nucleotide sequence above comes from Streptomyces kaniharaensis. Encoded proteins:
- a CDS encoding solute symporter family protein, which translates into the protein MTTSMTTATPPPVAPTGDHHDLAIVLFAVVVLVTLGITVLVGRRGSAAEDFYAGGRDFTPLQNGFALSGDYLSAASFLGVAGLIALYGYDGVLYSIGFLVAWLVVLMLVAELVRNAGRYTLADVLALRLRRRSVRAAAGGASVVVTLLYLVAQMVGAGSLIALLLGTNSVQARTWSIIAVGGLMIVYVTVGGMRATTWIQIVKAFLLVVGSVVLTVLLMVRFHGDLGELVRQAAQHSGAGQRYLEPGLKYGTTLTSRLDFFSLGLALVLGTAGLPHILSRFYTVPTARAARRSTVWAIGLVGGFYLMAIALGLGATALIGSAEVRHANSAGNTAVPLLALVLGGGNGSTGGVVLFALISAIAFATILAVVAGLTLASSAAFAHDIWAGVWRGRPRRRRRRADAAPASRLSGEGDVSEQQEVVVARIAAVGIGAAAIVISLYAQHLNVAFLVGLAFAVAASANLPVLLYSLFWRRFTARGAIWSVYGGLIPAIVLVTFSPVVSGTKEALFPGVDFHWFPLENPGIISIPLGFLAGWIGTLISPEPADADRFAELEVRALTGAGAV
- a CDS encoding response regulator codes for the protein MIDVLVVDDDFRVADVHAAYVAKVPGFRVTGTAHSAGEALATLERRPVDLLLLDHHLPDETGLALVRRLRERQVPCDVMMVTAARDVSTVHAAMQHGALQYLVKPFTFAGLREKLVAYAQLRHALAAPAREAGQDEVDRLFATLRSAVSPAGPLPKGHSAPTTDLVLGVLRKAGRPLSAQEVADATGLSRSTAQRYLKQLERDSRLRLTLRYGDTGRPEHRYGLATRGR